In Hamadaea flava, a genomic segment contains:
- a CDS encoding DoxX family protein: MAPVRGIARALLGGVFIFSGAKAVLRPERLVQRARPVTDRVTPLLNKVDERIPANAETLIRVNGAAQVTGGLLLASGAAPRPAAALLAGTLIPTTVAGHPFWAAQTKAQYDTDIVQFAKNLAIFGGLLLAAVDTAGSPSVGWRVRHYLDSRTSDD; encoded by the coding sequence ATGGCACCCGTACGCGGTATCGCCCGAGCCCTGCTGGGCGGAGTCTTCATCTTCTCCGGCGCGAAGGCAGTCCTGCGGCCGGAGCGTCTCGTGCAGCGGGCGCGTCCGGTGACCGATCGGGTGACGCCTCTGCTCAACAAGGTCGACGAGCGCATCCCTGCCAATGCGGAGACGCTCATCCGGGTCAACGGCGCCGCACAGGTGACCGGCGGCCTCCTGCTGGCCTCGGGCGCCGCCCCACGGCCGGCCGCGGCGCTGCTCGCCGGGACGCTGATCCCGACGACGGTCGCCGGCCATCCGTTCTGGGCGGCCCAGACCAAGGCCCAGTACGACACCGACATCGTGCAGTTCGCCAAGAACCTGGCGATCTTCGGCGGCCTGCTGCTGGCCGCGGTCGACACCGCCGGCTCGCCGAGCGTTGGCTGGCGAGTCCGGCACTATCTGGACAGCCGCACGTCCGACGACTGA
- a CDS encoding molybdenum cofactor biosynthesis protein MoaE: MIRLIAVSDSPLSIAEHEAAVADPRAGAVVSFVGVVRDHDDGRAVVRLDYEGHPSAEDVLREVAAEIAADPDVIAVAVSHRIGPLEIGDVALAAAVSTAHRAAAFAACARLVDRVKETLPIWKHQVFLDGSDEWVNCP, translated from the coding sequence GTGATCAGGCTCATCGCCGTGAGCGACAGCCCGTTGAGCATCGCCGAGCACGAGGCGGCGGTCGCCGATCCGCGGGCGGGCGCTGTCGTGTCCTTCGTCGGCGTCGTCCGCGATCACGACGATGGCAGGGCCGTGGTTCGACTCGATTACGAGGGCCATCCGTCCGCTGAGGACGTGCTGCGCGAGGTCGCCGCGGAGATCGCCGCGGACCCCGATGTCATCGCCGTCGCGGTGTCGCATCGGATCGGTCCGCTGGAGATCGGGGACGTGGCTCTGGCCGCCGCCGTGTCCACCGCGCATCGAGCGGCCGCCTTCGCGGCGTGTGCCCGCCTGGTGGACAGGGTCAAGGAGACGCTTCCTATCTGGAAGCACCAGGTCTTCCTCGACGGTTCGGACGAGTGGGTCAACTGTCCGTAG
- a CDS encoding putative bifunctional diguanylate cyclase/phosphodiesterase yields MTPTPTRETDWRLRPIVGLLSFLAAISVFTAALHLSPVTPSAWLTLVTLIVLIGLSNLLTLRIRSNFFVHWTDAATLVAAVALPVPWLVVLVAGTVTLAKIIQRREPIKAIFAVAKETLVATTAGLILSSADIETLTTTSQLGNFPPIQTVALAFLAMIVIDDLVSVPVIAISMGTPVLRMYRESLKRHLSLSVVRFGIALAALVLLLWDSRLLIAIPPLVLSLHVMHMNRLRQEAEREAWQRLARATDALNEVDLDKVLHAAIDTGVNMFGAAWVEVDFRAPAEPGQTAGVRHIFGDRSGLLTQRPDVEDSEGEPTVVALEGQRDTEDVGELRLYFGRPTILPEREGFLLRTFAAALATAIRNASAYGLLINVADQHAHEAQHDPLTGLANRRCLVDEGKAALEHRPTTGAIALLTLDMVQFKEINDGLGYKAGDDVLVEIGRRMLATAGTDATVARQDGDEFAVLFTALPTPALAMHRSRDILQKVAEEYEVDGVPITLVPRAGLAVAPADGDMTELLRRASLALTEAKRTGQRIVPYSRSLDITDLDRLELGGQISRAVAASEFTLEFQPIVDLATGEIVSAEALARWHHPDRGNLDPRRFLDAVERSGQLTAFTEAILDQALQAAGTWAAAGHPIPVAVNISPRSLLDRRFPALVEQLLDERGMKSESLVLELTESLTLSSMEIVDQVLAGLGRLGVAIALDDFGTGFSSLSALARVPVRELKIDRSFVTDMDASAEAMAVVRSTIELGRALGLAVVAEGIERVDQRQTLWNLGCGLGQGHLFARPLSQQRFLASLGKGAFGDMIEGRPAPVVRLPRPGDHFGLRRRPRSSNE; encoded by the coding sequence GTGACGCCCACCCCGACTCGTGAGACCGACTGGCGGCTTAGGCCGATCGTCGGTCTCCTGTCGTTTCTGGCGGCAATCAGCGTCTTCACCGCGGCGCTGCACCTCAGCCCGGTCACCCCGTCCGCCTGGCTGACCCTGGTGACCCTGATTGTCCTTATCGGACTGTCGAACCTGCTGACGCTGCGCATTCGCTCCAACTTCTTCGTCCACTGGACCGACGCCGCCACCCTGGTGGCCGCCGTCGCCCTCCCGGTTCCCTGGCTCGTCGTCCTGGTGGCCGGAACCGTGACACTGGCGAAGATCATTCAGCGCCGGGAGCCGATCAAGGCGATCTTCGCCGTCGCCAAGGAGACGTTGGTGGCCACGACGGCCGGCCTGATCCTCTCCTCGGCCGACATCGAGACGCTCACCACCACGAGCCAGCTCGGCAACTTCCCGCCGATCCAGACGGTGGCGCTGGCCTTCCTGGCGATGATCGTGATCGACGACCTGGTGTCGGTGCCGGTCATCGCGATCTCCATGGGGACGCCGGTGCTCCGGATGTACCGGGAGAGCCTCAAGCGGCACCTGTCGCTGTCCGTCGTCCGGTTCGGCATCGCCCTCGCCGCGCTCGTCCTGCTGCTCTGGGACTCGCGGCTGCTCATCGCCATCCCGCCGCTCGTGCTCAGCCTGCACGTCATGCACATGAACCGGCTGCGTCAAGAGGCCGAGCGGGAGGCCTGGCAGCGGCTGGCTCGCGCGACCGACGCGCTGAACGAGGTCGACCTCGACAAGGTCCTGCACGCCGCCATCGACACCGGCGTGAACATGTTCGGCGCGGCCTGGGTCGAGGTGGACTTCCGGGCACCCGCCGAGCCAGGGCAGACGGCCGGCGTACGGCACATCTTCGGGGACCGGTCCGGCCTGCTCACACAGCGGCCCGACGTCGAGGACTCGGAAGGCGAGCCGACCGTGGTGGCGCTGGAGGGTCAGCGGGACACCGAGGACGTCGGCGAACTCCGGCTGTACTTCGGCCGTCCGACGATCCTCCCCGAACGCGAGGGCTTCCTGCTGCGTACGTTCGCTGCGGCGCTCGCCACCGCGATCCGCAACGCTTCGGCGTACGGGCTGCTCATCAACGTGGCCGACCAGCACGCGCACGAGGCTCAGCACGACCCGCTGACCGGGCTGGCCAACCGCCGATGCCTGGTGGACGAGGGCAAAGCGGCCCTGGAACACCGCCCCACCACGGGGGCGATCGCGCTGCTGACCCTGGACATGGTGCAGTTCAAGGAGATCAACGACGGCCTCGGCTACAAGGCCGGCGACGATGTCCTGGTCGAGATCGGCCGCCGGATGCTCGCCACGGCGGGCACGGACGCCACGGTGGCCCGGCAGGACGGCGACGAGTTCGCGGTGCTCTTCACCGCGCTGCCCACCCCGGCGCTCGCGATGCACCGATCACGGGACATCCTGCAGAAGGTCGCCGAGGAGTACGAAGTGGACGGCGTACCGATCACGCTGGTCCCGCGGGCCGGGCTCGCGGTCGCCCCCGCCGACGGCGACATGACCGAGTTGTTGCGCCGAGCCAGCCTGGCCCTCACCGAGGCCAAGCGCACCGGCCAGCGCATCGTGCCGTACTCGCGCAGCCTCGACATCACCGACCTGGACCGGCTCGAACTCGGCGGCCAGATCTCCCGCGCCGTCGCCGCCAGCGAGTTCACCCTGGAGTTCCAGCCCATCGTCGACCTCGCGACCGGCGAGATCGTCTCGGCCGAGGCGCTGGCCCGGTGGCACCACCCCGACCGGGGCAACCTCGATCCCCGCCGGTTCCTCGACGCCGTGGAGCGGTCCGGGCAGCTGACCGCGTTCACCGAGGCCATCCTCGACCAGGCTCTGCAAGCGGCCGGAACCTGGGCCGCCGCAGGCCATCCGATTCCCGTCGCGGTCAACATCTCCCCGCGCAGCCTGCTCGACCGCCGGTTCCCCGCCCTGGTGGAGCAATTGCTCGACGAGCGCGGGATGAAGTCGGAATCACTGGTGCTGGAACTGACTGAATCGCTCACGCTCTCCTCGATGGAGATCGTCGACCAGGTGCTCGCCGGGCTCGGCCGGCTCGGCGTCGCCATCGCGCTGGACGACTTCGGCACCGGGTTCTCCTCGCTGAGCGCACTGGCTCGGGTACCGGTGCGGGAGCTCAAGATCGACCGAAGCTTCGTCACCGACATGGACGCCTCGGCCGAGGCGATGGCGGTGGTCCGGTCGACCATCGAACTCGGCCGCGCGCTCGGGCTGGCCGTGGTCGCCGAGGGCATCGAACGGGTCGACCAGCGCCAGACCCTCTGGAACCTCGGCTGCGGCCTCGGCCAGGGGCATCTGTTCGCGCGACCGTTGTCGCAGCAGCGTTTCCTCGCCTCGCTGGGCAAGGGAGCCTTCGGCGACATGATCGAAGGCCGCCCGGCCCCGGTCGTCCGGCTCCCTCGGCCGGGTGACCATTTCGGGCTGCGACGGCGGCCCCGGTCGAGCAACGAGTAG
- a CDS encoding molybdopterin molybdotransferase MoeA, translating to MTALPVDWASARRTVYARAAARSAAIAEVGLADADGLTLAEPLVARTPLPAFTTASVDGWVLRGDGPWRVAGRVLAGQRAPELAVDGTAMEIATGAMVPVGATTILRLEHGELRDDVVSGTPKAEPEWRVPGEECAQDDELLPAGTPITPGVVGLAASCGYDTLLARRAPRAALLVFGDELLDAGLPGDGRVRDALGPSLPAALRRLGAHIDGFTRVPDTLEAHVDGLRRAVDAGNDLICTTGGTMHGPVDYLHGALRELGAEYAVNTVAVRPGFPMLIAQLPGGQFVAGLPGNPQSALVALVSLVVPLLAGLTGRPFPTPAQAVLAEGIPGRGDFTHLALVRQDYPGGPAHPVSHVGSAMLRGLAQSAGFAVVPPGETGNRGDQVELVELP from the coding sequence GTGACCGCACTTCCCGTCGACTGGGCATCCGCCCGGCGTACCGTCTATGCCCGCGCCGCCGCCCGGTCGGCCGCGATCGCCGAGGTCGGCCTGGCCGACGCCGACGGACTGACGCTGGCCGAGCCGCTCGTCGCGCGTACCCCTTTGCCGGCCTTCACCACCGCGAGCGTCGACGGGTGGGTGCTGCGCGGCGACGGGCCCTGGCGGGTGGCCGGCCGCGTGCTCGCCGGCCAGCGCGCCCCGGAACTGGCCGTGGACGGCACCGCGATGGAGATCGCGACCGGCGCGATGGTGCCGGTCGGCGCGACCACGATCCTGCGCCTGGAGCACGGCGAGCTGCGGGACGACGTGGTGAGCGGGACCCCGAAGGCCGAGCCGGAGTGGCGCGTGCCCGGGGAGGAGTGCGCGCAGGACGACGAGCTGCTGCCCGCCGGTACGCCGATCACCCCGGGCGTGGTCGGGCTGGCCGCCAGCTGCGGCTACGACACGCTGCTGGCCCGGCGGGCGCCGCGTGCGGCGTTGCTGGTGTTCGGCGACGAACTGCTCGACGCTGGTCTGCCCGGCGACGGCCGCGTACGCGACGCGCTGGGCCCCTCGCTGCCCGCCGCGCTGCGGCGGCTCGGCGCCCACATCGACGGGTTCACCCGGGTGCCTGACACGTTGGAGGCGCATGTGGACGGTCTGCGCCGTGCGGTCGACGCCGGCAACGACCTGATCTGCACGACCGGTGGGACGATGCACGGCCCGGTCGACTACCTGCACGGCGCGCTGCGCGAGCTGGGCGCCGAGTACGCCGTGAACACCGTCGCGGTCCGCCCCGGCTTCCCGATGCTGATCGCGCAGCTGCCCGGCGGCCAGTTCGTCGCCGGCCTGCCCGGGAATCCGCAGTCGGCCCTGGTCGCGTTGGTGTCGCTGGTAGTGCCGCTGCTCGCCGGGCTGACCGGGCGGCCGTTTCCGACCCCGGCCCAGGCGGTACTCGCCGAGGGCATCCCGGGGCGCGGCGACTTCACCCACCTCGCCCTGGTACGCCAGGACTATCCGGGCGGACCGGCGCATCCCGTGTCTCATGTGGGCTCGGCGATGCTCCGCGGGTTGGCACAGTCCGCAGGTTTCGCCGTCGTGCCGCCCGGGGAAACCGGCAACCGTGGCGACCAGGTCGAGCTGGTGGAGCTGCCGTGA
- the moaCB gene encoding bifunctional molybdenum cofactor biosynthesis protein MoaC/MoaB: MDSQPQLTHVDAAGSARMVDVSAKEISVRSATAAGHVRTTPEVLALLSQGGLPKGDALGVARLAGIMAAKRTPDLVPLCHPIAIHGVAVEVTPADDRVEISATVRTADRTGVEMEALTCVAVAGLALIDMIKAVDPGASIENVRVLRKEGGKTGLWSRERPLAGVAVTVVVASTRAATGVYADRSGPILTDGLRELGAEVSDPVVVADGEPLRAALVEALAARPEVIVTSGGTGISPTDRTPEITRELIDREIPGLAQAVRANPAVPTAALSRGIAGVAGQTLVVNLPGSTGGAKDGLAVLGRVLRHAVDQIQGGDHG, translated from the coding sequence GTGGACAGCCAGCCGCAGTTGACGCACGTGGACGCCGCCGGGTCGGCGCGCATGGTCGACGTCTCCGCCAAGGAGATCTCGGTCCGGAGCGCCACCGCGGCGGGCCACGTGCGGACCACGCCGGAAGTGCTGGCCCTGCTGAGTCAGGGGGGTCTGCCGAAGGGTGACGCGCTCGGGGTGGCCCGGCTGGCCGGGATCATGGCCGCGAAGCGTACGCCTGACCTGGTCCCGTTGTGCCACCCGATCGCGATCCACGGCGTCGCCGTCGAGGTGACCCCGGCGGACGACCGCGTGGAGATCAGCGCGACCGTACGCACGGCCGATCGGACCGGCGTCGAGATGGAGGCGCTGACCTGTGTCGCCGTCGCCGGGCTGGCCCTCATCGACATGATCAAGGCGGTTGATCCCGGCGCCAGCATCGAGAACGTCCGCGTCCTGCGCAAGGAGGGCGGCAAGACCGGGCTGTGGAGCCGGGAGCGGCCGCTGGCCGGGGTGGCCGTGACCGTCGTCGTCGCCTCCACGCGCGCCGCCACCGGGGTGTACGCCGACCGCAGCGGCCCGATCCTCACCGACGGACTGCGTGAGCTCGGCGCGGAGGTGTCCGATCCGGTCGTCGTGGCCGACGGCGAGCCGCTGCGTGCCGCACTCGTCGAAGCCCTCGCGGCCCGACCGGAGGTGATCGTGACGAGCGGCGGCACCGGCATCTCGCCCACCGATCGCACCCCCGAGATCACCCGCGAGCTGATCGACCGGGAGATCCCCGGGCTGGCCCAAGCCGTCCGGGCCAATCCGGCCGTGCCGACGGCCGCCCTGTCGCGGGGGATCGCCGGCGTCGCCGGCCAGACCCTCGTCGTGAACCTGCCCGGTTCCACCGGCGGGGCCAAGGACGGCCTCGCGGTGCTCGGCCGGGTGCTGCGCCACGCCGTCGACCAGATCCAGGGAGGTGACCACGGGTGA
- a CDS encoding glycosyltransferase 87 family protein, with product MPDGLRDRLRLFQGHRSLIPDRRNLPARHVTGTLVRLGIVAAAFVAAWYAVQEFGRPYVFFDLKIYHGAVAYWANGGSLYDYLDPDVPLGFTYPPFAALVMLPMGYLPMLDAAWVNVGASLLVLTAVMAALLAPIAERCGWKHRWFAVALAVPIAAALEPMRETFGYGQVNILLFGLIMADLVALRWISRPKDTAGRSMLVQRFLSGKWAGVGIGLAAAIKLTPALFIVYLLISRQWRAAWTAIGTLVGVTAVGFLFARTESVAYWTRVIFETNRVGQADQTPNASLAGLLARLYDQFTAPSLLWITFTLVILVVGLSRATHAHGEGDELTAFTLIGLTANVVSPISWTHHLVFVIPAIIVLGDAALRRRAASRGMKRRNGFAPSGLAATRLREPIWFPTMVGFRHAAAAIGLYVLFLVSPIWPYEHQLPAVSHYADGLIGVLAENSFTIALIVLVAALPWRPGAEPVYPGEALAVPAARRPVTTASRPAQVERIRQEPVSAHVDDHA from the coding sequence ATGCCTGACGGCCTGCGCGACCGCCTCCGCCTGTTCCAGGGCCACCGGAGCTTGATCCCGGACCGCCGGAACCTTCCGGCGCGACACGTCACGGGGACGCTCGTCCGACTCGGCATCGTCGCCGCCGCCTTTGTCGCGGCCTGGTACGCGGTGCAGGAGTTCGGACGGCCGTATGTGTTCTTCGATCTGAAGATCTATCACGGCGCGGTGGCCTATTGGGCCAATGGCGGAAGCCTGTACGACTACCTCGACCCCGACGTGCCGCTCGGCTTCACGTATCCGCCGTTCGCGGCGCTCGTGATGCTGCCCATGGGCTATCTGCCCATGCTGGACGCGGCGTGGGTCAACGTAGGAGCAAGCCTGCTCGTTTTGACCGCGGTCATGGCCGCGCTGCTGGCCCCGATCGCCGAGCGCTGCGGCTGGAAACACCGCTGGTTCGCGGTGGCGCTGGCGGTACCGATCGCGGCCGCGCTAGAGCCGATGCGGGAGACCTTCGGCTACGGCCAGGTCAACATCCTGCTCTTCGGCCTGATCATGGCCGACCTGGTGGCGCTGCGCTGGATCAGCCGGCCGAAGGACACCGCCGGCCGGTCGATGCTGGTGCAGCGGTTCCTCAGCGGCAAGTGGGCCGGCGTCGGCATCGGGCTGGCCGCCGCGATCAAGCTGACCCCCGCGCTGTTCATCGTCTACCTGCTGATCAGCCGGCAGTGGCGGGCGGCGTGGACGGCGATCGGCACGCTCGTCGGCGTCACCGCCGTCGGCTTCCTGTTCGCCCGCACGGAGTCGGTGGCGTACTGGACGCGGGTCATCTTCGAGACGAACCGGGTCGGTCAGGCCGACCAGACCCCGAACGCGTCGCTGGCCGGCCTGCTGGCCCGGCTCTACGACCAGTTCACCGCGCCGTCGCTGCTGTGGATCACGTTCACGCTGGTGATCCTGGTCGTCGGGCTGTCGCGGGCGACGCACGCCCACGGCGAGGGCGACGAACTGACCGCGTTCACCCTGATCGGCCTGACCGCCAACGTGGTCAGCCCGATCTCCTGGACCCACCACCTGGTCTTCGTGATCCCGGCGATCATCGTGCTCGGCGACGCCGCGTTGCGCCGTCGGGCCGCGAGCCGGGGAATGAAACGCCGCAACGGGTTCGCGCCGTCCGGCCTGGCGGCGACGCGGCTCCGGGAACCCATCTGGTTCCCGACCATGGTCGGCTTCCGGCACGCGGCCGCGGCGATCGGGCTCTACGTGCTCTTCCTGGTCTCGCCGATCTGGCCCTACGAGCACCAGCTCCCGGCCGTCTCGCACTACGCCGACGGGCTGATCGGCGTACTGGCCGAGAACTCGTTCACCATCGCGCTGATCGTGCTGGTCGCGGCGCTGCCGTGGCGGCCCGGCGCGGAGCCGGTCTACCCAGGCGAAGCGCTCGCGGTACCGGCGGCCCGCCGGCCGGTCACGACCGCGTCTCGGCCGGCCCAGGTCGAACGGATACGCCAGGAGCCCGTTTCGGCGCATGTCGACGACCACGCCTGA
- a CDS encoding glycosyltransferase 87 family protein gives MFVRRISIRVLSIGRPVDVAAYALAALFCAYTWHWSALAPHRAWAVVAIWGYLAAASIALLLPGRLARTWLAAAAWAATALLPLILQARERAAGRLDRAQEEVLVIEAAGARMLHTGTPYLDRDAIAAVPSPLRLLDYLPYQPGMAIAGLPRALGGIAWWTDARIVMALLSSAAVVAAWLLLDRAGITRFGSEAPLRALQAVTILPLATLTLVTGGDDVPVLALSLLACALASRNRWTAAGLAIGCAGALKLTAWPVAIVLGLVALVRHRRSLARYALGAAGIPVLVLVPTVLINGRAVVENVIRFPLGHGLVRSPAASPLPGHLLTAYLPDGRQIAVGLLLGVATVIAISLIRQPPVSVPRAALISATGLLLAILLLPATRFGYLLYPVALAAWAPVLSSPPYRRNATYAAAPRP, from the coding sequence GTGTTCGTTCGGCGGATCAGCATCCGCGTGCTCAGCATCGGGCGCCCCGTCGATGTGGCGGCGTACGCGCTCGCCGCGCTCTTCTGCGCGTACACGTGGCACTGGTCGGCCCTGGCCCCACACCGGGCGTGGGCGGTCGTCGCGATCTGGGGCTACCTGGCCGCCGCGAGCATCGCTCTCCTCCTGCCCGGTCGGCTCGCCCGGACCTGGCTGGCCGCGGCGGCCTGGGCCGCGACCGCCCTGCTCCCGCTGATCCTCCAAGCCCGCGAGCGGGCCGCCGGACGGCTGGACCGAGCCCAGGAAGAAGTCCTGGTCATCGAGGCGGCCGGAGCCCGGATGCTCCACACTGGAACGCCCTATCTCGACCGCGACGCGATCGCCGCCGTCCCCAGCCCGCTGCGGCTGCTCGACTACCTGCCCTACCAGCCCGGCATGGCGATCGCCGGACTGCCCCGCGCCCTCGGCGGCATCGCCTGGTGGACCGACGCCCGGATCGTCATGGCCCTGCTCAGCAGCGCGGCCGTGGTAGCCGCCTGGCTGCTGCTCGACCGGGCGGGCATCACCCGCTTCGGATCCGAGGCCCCCCTGCGAGCGCTGCAAGCGGTCACGATCCTTCCGCTCGCCACCCTCACCCTGGTCACCGGCGGAGACGACGTCCCCGTCCTCGCCCTGTCACTGCTCGCCTGCGCGCTGGCTTCCCGCAACCGCTGGACCGCCGCCGGACTGGCGATCGGCTGCGCAGGCGCCCTCAAACTCACCGCCTGGCCGGTCGCCATCGTGCTCGGCCTCGTCGCCCTGGTCCGCCATCGCCGATCCCTCGCCCGGTACGCACTCGGCGCCGCCGGCATACCGGTGCTGGTCCTGGTGCCGACCGTGCTCATCAACGGCCGCGCCGTCGTGGAGAACGTCATCCGATTCCCGCTCGGCCACGGCCTGGTACGCAGCCCGGCAGCCTCCCCGCTACCCGGTCACCTGCTGACGGCGTACCTGCCGGACGGGCGCCAGATCGCCGTCGGACTGCTCCTCGGCGTGGCCACCGTGATCGCGATCTCACTGATCCGGCAGCCCCCGGTCAGCGTCCCGAGAGCAGCGCTCATCAGCGCGACCGGACTCCTACTGGCGATCCTGCTACTTCCCGCGACCCGCTTCGGCTACCTGCTCTATCCGGTCGCCCTAGCGGCCTGGGCGCCGGTGCTCAGCTCACCGCCATATCGACGAAACGCGACATATGCAGCTGCGCCGCGACCGTGA
- the dnaB gene encoding replicative DNA helicase: protein MSVGEVRDQARFPVSGQPSADGPPAYERTPPQDVAAEQSVIGGMLLSKDAIADVVEILRSSDFYRPAHATIFEAVVDLFGRGEPADAVTVAAALDGAGELSRVGGAPYLHTLLNSVPTAANAAYYARIVSERAILRRLVEAGTKIVQLGYGTNGGGGRDVDDIVDLAQQAIYDVTERRVSEDFSILGDLLQPTLDEIEAVGAQGGVMSGVPTGFSDLDRLLNGLHAGQLIIVAGRPGLGKSTAGMDFARNAAIRHNMASAIFSLEMSKVEIVTRLLSAEARVPMHVLRSGQLSDDDWTKLARRMGEISEAPIFVDDTPNMNLMEIRAKARRLKQRNDLKLIVVDYLQLMTSPKRVESRQQEVADLSRGLKLLAKEVECPVIAVSQLNRGPEQRTDKRPQLSDLRESGSIEQDADVVILLHRDDYYDKESPRAGEADFIVAKHRNGPTDTVTVAAQLHMSRFVDMAVS, encoded by the coding sequence GTGTCCGTCGGCGAGGTGCGCGACCAGGCGCGGTTCCCGGTCTCCGGGCAGCCGTCGGCCGACGGTCCCCCCGCCTACGAACGGACTCCCCCACAAGACGTCGCGGCGGAGCAGAGCGTCATCGGCGGCATGCTCCTCAGCAAGGACGCCATCGCCGACGTCGTCGAGATCCTCCGGTCGAGTGACTTCTACCGGCCGGCCCACGCCACCATCTTCGAAGCCGTCGTCGACCTGTTCGGCCGAGGCGAACCCGCCGACGCCGTCACCGTCGCGGCCGCCCTCGACGGCGCGGGCGAGCTGAGCCGCGTCGGCGGCGCGCCCTACCTGCACACCCTGCTCAACTCGGTGCCCACCGCGGCCAACGCAGCGTACTACGCCCGCATCGTCAGCGAGCGCGCCATCCTCCGGCGGCTGGTGGAGGCGGGCACCAAGATCGTGCAGCTGGGCTACGGCACCAACGGCGGCGGCGGGCGCGACGTCGACGACATCGTCGACCTGGCCCAGCAGGCCATCTACGACGTCACCGAACGGCGCGTCAGCGAAGACTTCTCCATCCTCGGCGACCTGCTGCAACCCACGCTCGACGAGATCGAGGCGGTCGGCGCCCAGGGCGGCGTCATGTCGGGTGTGCCGACCGGCTTCTCCGACCTGGACCGGCTGCTCAACGGACTCCACGCCGGCCAGTTGATCATCGTGGCCGGAAGGCCCGGTTTGGGCAAATCGACTGCGGGAATGGACTTCGCTCGCAACGCCGCCATCCGGCACAACATGGCCAGCGCCATCTTCTCGCTGGAAATGTCCAAGGTCGAGATCGTCACCCGTCTGCTCAGCGCCGAGGCTCGCGTACCGATGCACGTCCTGCGGTCCGGGCAGTTGTCCGACGACGACTGGACGAAGCTGGCCAGACGCATGGGTGAGATCAGCGAAGCGCCGATCTTCGTCGACGACACGCCCAACATGAACCTCATGGAGATCCGGGCGAAGGCGCGGCGGCTCAAGCAGCGGAACGATCTGAAGTTGATCGTGGTCGACTACCTCCAGCTGATGACGTCACCGAAGCGGGTGGAGAGCCGTCAGCAGGAGGTCGCCGACCTTTCGCGAGGCTTGAAGCTGCTGGCCAAGGAGGTCGAGTGCCCGGTGATCGCGGTCAGTCAGCTGAACCGTGGTCCCGAGCAGCGGACCGACAAGCGCCCGCAGTTGTCCGACCTGCGTGAGTCCGGCTCGATCGAGCAGGACGCCGACGTCGTCATCTTGTTGCATCGCGACGACTATTACGACAAGGAATCGCCGCGCGCGGGTGAGGCTGACTTCATCGTGGCCAAGCACCGTAATGGTCCGACCGACACGGTCACGGTCGCGGCGCAGCTGCATATGTCGCGTTTCGTCGATATGGCGGTGAGCTGA